The Arabidopsis thaliana chromosome 5, partial sequence genomic interval agtaaGCTAGTATAAAAGAAGAgggaaaaaggaagaagaagcatataACCTCTTTGGAATAAAAGCATATCAGAAAAGACTAAACAAATACAACGAAcccaaaataatttaattagaaagtTGAGAATCATATACTATTTCTTGccaaacataaaattaatcaGGATTGTTATCTTCACCtacaaaaagaaagcaaactTACcgaaattacatatatattactaaataaaatataaaaatctgaattcatataaaatgaaatatctctctctaagaaaatatcttcctATTGGACCAATTCATTCTTGGATTGTTTAcatgtatttatgttttccTCATTTGGATTATAGCAGTTTTGCAATATGCCATCTGAAATCTGCAGAGtattctaataataataaaactttttaaaatgtacaaaattataaaataaaaataaaactattaattaaaaaatagtataaaattttggtgagtataataaacaaaataaagagaggAATGAGACAACGTGAGAGAAACTTATCATTGTCGCAACGGTAGGGGACTCTATACTTTGCCTACTTTTCCACAACGGTAGAGAGATTGgcaaataaatacattttaaataccaaaaaccaaactatATTCAATcaactaattattattttattagtattaCGTATATttctaaatcaaaataaaaattgggaAGAGAAGTTGCTTCAGAGTCGCGAGAGGTTTTTCCATTCATATCATAAAAATCGATTCTTTCagagattttcttcttcaacttcgtGGTACTCTTTTGCTTTACCCATTTTTCAATGTCTTACGATGAGATGCTTTCTGCTGCGAAGAAAGCTGTTTCTCTCGCTGCTCGTCTCAGCAACGTACGATCACTCGTTTCTTCCGTCTTTTGGATCATCACATGATTGATTCTCTGCGATTTCTCGATTTACATTTTAAACCAtaaattcttctcttttttcttcttcttattgctCGTTGACATTTGCGATACGTGTTCGAGGAGAGTTAGATGTTTTCTTTGAACTCTTTTGTGGAGTTAAATGTGTagactttttcttcttgtttcctgTAAATTGTCAACTGATATGAGTATTTTCGAATTAGGATGTGAAAATctgagattttttatttatgaaaaaatatgaaatggGGATCTAGCTAGACGTGACTGAAATCTTCGATCTTGTTATCTCTTCGGTTTCAATGTTTATAGGaattgggtttttgttttgtattttagtCAGATTATAACAAGTGAAAttgatttgctttttttcCAGGAAGTGAGGAAATCTCTGTTGGTAACTGACGTTTGGAACAAATCAGATGATAGTCCTGTTACTGTTGCTGATTATGGTTAGTAGTAAAATTGTGTATCACTCAGAAAAATGATATCTTTCTCTGTTATACTCTTTAGATTTCGATATCTTTATTGGCTCATTAATGAAACAAAGTCATGTTGTTTTAGGTTCGCAGGCGGTGGTTAGCCTTGTACTGGAAAGGGAACTCCAGAATGAACCTGTGTCTTTAGTGGCTGAAGAGGTGccaaacatatacaaaataatacattGCTGGTTTTTCTTGATTGAACTAAGATGGATTTTGTTTATGACTTTGTAATTTATGTGTAGGATTCTGGTGAGTTAAGGAAGATTGCTGCTGAGACCGTTTTGGCTCGTATTACAGAGCTTGTCAAAGATACTCTTGCAAGTGATGAATCATATGCTATTGCTTCTCCTTTGACTTCGGATGATGTGCTCAACGCTATAGATCGTGGTAAATCAGAAGGAGGTCCTAAGGGTCGCCACTGGATCTTGGATCCTATTGGTGGCACTAGAGGGTGAGTTCTCATATGTTGTTGATATTTCACTAAGCACAAACTTATAGTTAGTTacttttggatttgttttgcAACTTCATCTCGTTTCATTGTTCAACGCCTGTGTCAGAGACTAATCAATCTCAGAGTATTGTTGCATTATTGAACTGTCGTCATAGATTTGTTTTGCAACTTCATCTCGTTTCATTGTTCAACGCCTGTGTCAGAGACTAATCAATCTCAGAGTATTGTTGCATTATTGAACTGTCGTCATAGATTTGTTTTGCAACTTCATCTCGTTTCATTGTTCAATGCCTGTGTCAGAGACTTATCAATCTCAGTAGTATTGTTGCATTATTGAACTGTCGTCATAGAGCATCGGAACTTAAATTTAACTATAACCTGCGAATTTCCATTTTGTAGATTTATAAGAGGAGAACAATATGCAATAGGATTAGCATTGTTGGTGGAAGGCAAAGTAGTACTAGGTGTAATGGCTTGTCCTAAGCTTCCATTGGCATCAACTGCTGGTAATGCACTCAAGTCTTTACCTGAAAAAGTTGGTTGCCTTTTCTATGGTTCGGTTGGCAATGGGACTTATGTCCAGTCTCTCAGTGTCGACTCTCTTCCTGCGAAGGTAAACTACTTGAAACCA includes:
- a CDS encoding Inositol monophosphatase family protein (Inositol monophosphatase family protein; FUNCTIONS IN: 3'(2'),5'-bisphosphate nucleotidase activity, inositol or phosphatidylinositol phosphatase activity; INVOLVED IN: sulfur metabolic process; LOCATED IN: cellular_component unknown; EXPRESSED IN: 17 plant structures; EXPRESSED DURING: 6 growth stages; CONTAINS InterPro DOMAIN/s: Inositol monophosphatase (InterPro:IPR000760), 3(2),5 -bisphosphate nucleotidase HAL2 (InterPro:IPR006239); BEST Arabidopsis thaliana protein match is: Inositol monophosphatase family protein (TAIR:AT5G64000.1); Has 30201 Blast hits to 17322 proteins in 780 species: Archae - 12; Bacteria - 1396; Metazoa - 17338; Fungi - 3422; Plants - 5037; Viruses - 0; Other Eukaryotes - 2996 (source: NCBI BLink).), coding for MSYDEMLSAAKKAVSLAARLSNEVRKSLLVTDVWNKSDDSPVTVADYGSQAVVSLVLERELQNEPVSLVAEEDSGELRKIAAETVLARITELVKDTLASDESYAIASPLTSDDVLNAIDRGKSEGGPKGRHWILDPIGGTRGFIRGEQYAIGLALLVEGKVVLGVMACPKLPLASTAGNALKSLPEKVGCLFYGSVGNGTYVQSLSVDSLPAKVEVSSIDDPAKASFFESYHTPVPIHNTIATKLGIKESPIKINSQTKYAALSRGDGEVYLRFTRKARPESIWNHAAGSIIVSEAGGKVTDAAGNPLDFSKGKYLDYKRGIVVTTQKLLPRLLTAVRESIKEEEEEEEKAASLKLH
- a CDS encoding Inositol monophosphatase family protein (Inositol monophosphatase family protein; FUNCTIONS IN: 3'(2'),5'-bisphosphate nucleotidase activity, inositol or phosphatidylinositol phosphatase activity; INVOLVED IN: sulfur metabolic process; LOCATED IN: cellular_component unknown; EXPRESSED IN: 17 plant structures; EXPRESSED DURING: 6 growth stages; CONTAINS InterPro DOMAIN/s: Inositol monophosphatase (InterPro:IPR000760), 3(2),5 -bisphosphate nucleotidase HAL2 (InterPro:IPR006239); BEST Arabidopsis thaliana protein match is: Inositol monophosphatase family protein (TAIR:AT5G64000.1); Has 35333 Blast hits to 34131 proteins in 2444 species: Archae - 798; Bacteria - 22429; Metazoa - 974; Fungi - 991; Plants - 531; Viruses - 0; Other Eukaryotes - 9610 (source: NCBI BLink).), with amino-acid sequence MSYDEMLSAAKKAVSLAARLSNEVRKSLLVTDVWNKSDDSPVTVADYGSQAVVSLVLERELQNEPVSLVAEEDSGELRKIAAETVLARITELVKDTLASDESYAIASPLTSDDVLNAIDRGKSEGGPKGRHWILDPIGGTRGFIRGEQYAIGLALLVEGKVVLGVMACPKLPLASTAGNALKSLPEKVGCLFYGSVGNGTYVQSLSVDSLPAKVEVSSIDDPAKASFFESYHTPVPIHNTIATKLGIKESPIKINSQTKYAALSRGDGEVYLRFTRKARPESIWNHAAGSIIVSGKPI